From one Brevibacterium sp. 'Marine' genomic stretch:
- a CDS encoding sensor histidine kinase, with protein sequence MTSVPAPPRRGWDRFRARRGGTLARRLFLVQLVLIVIVCTALSVTSYVTTLNNIRHAAGERVLSIAETLAHDPFVTEAVTEGDPSARLQPFALTVIDTAEVDFVTIMDRDGTRYTHPDPDQLGKTYLGSTAKARAGQAETEEYVGTLGPSVRAIVPITDADGEVTAMVAVGVTLETLSVAQAASLPQIILVGLAALALGGLGSWLLARYLRRVTLGYGPEELRRLFAFYDSALHSLREGLILADETGRLVLYNDVAASLLGLPTVEESTPISLAEVALPESVRDLLATGRVAVDEIHFTEDRVLVISQKQARQPRGGRDEGGTVATLRDRTDIQELTGELATMTTLSEALRAQTHEHANRLHTVSTLIELGRVQEALDFAVKDEQESQRLTDSFVASLDEPFITALMIGKAAQAHERGIELTVTATGELPPERLDARDLVTVAGNLLDNAFDAVANADEKHVWADFVAADGELIITIADSGPGIAGDDIEALFHLGASAKPEVAGVGRHGFGLVLVRQAVSRLGGHIDVDSDGGAIFTITLPLGDGAGDYDSAREPTTDGEGSSRERAEGDSRER encoded by the coding sequence ATGACCTCCGTCCCGGCCCCACCACGGCGGGGCTGGGATCGATTCCGGGCTCGCCGAGGCGGGACCCTGGCGAGGCGACTCTTCCTCGTCCAGCTCGTCCTCATCGTCATCGTCTGCACCGCTCTGTCGGTGACGAGCTACGTGACGACGCTGAACAACATTCGGCACGCTGCCGGAGAACGGGTGCTGTCCATCGCCGAGACCCTCGCCCACGACCCCTTCGTCACCGAGGCTGTGACCGAGGGTGATCCCTCTGCCCGGTTGCAGCCCTTCGCGCTGACCGTCATCGACACCGCCGAGGTGGATTTCGTGACGATCATGGACCGTGACGGCACCCGCTACACCCACCCGGATCCCGATCAGCTGGGCAAGACGTACCTCGGGTCCACCGCGAAAGCCCGCGCGGGGCAGGCCGAGACCGAGGAGTATGTGGGCACGCTCGGCCCGTCCGTGCGCGCGATCGTGCCGATCACCGACGCCGACGGCGAGGTCACCGCGATGGTCGCCGTGGGCGTGACCCTGGAGACCCTGTCTGTGGCGCAGGCGGCCTCCCTGCCGCAGATCATCCTCGTCGGCCTCGCCGCTCTCGCCCTCGGTGGGCTCGGCTCCTGGCTGCTCGCCCGCTACCTGCGCCGAGTCACCCTCGGCTACGGTCCCGAGGAGCTGCGCCGGCTGTTCGCGTTCTACGATTCGGCCCTGCATTCTCTGCGCGAGGGCCTTATCCTCGCCGACGAAACCGGTCGACTCGTCCTCTACAACGACGTGGCCGCGTCCCTGCTCGGCCTGCCCACCGTGGAGGAATCGACACCGATCTCCCTCGCCGAGGTGGCCCTGCCCGAATCCGTCCGTGACCTTCTTGCGACCGGTCGGGTCGCGGTCGACGAAATCCACTTCACCGAGGATCGTGTCCTCGTCATCAGTCAGAAGCAGGCCCGGCAGCCGCGCGGCGGGAGGGATGAAGGCGGAACCGTCGCGACCCTGCGCGATCGCACGGACATCCAGGAGCTCACCGGAGAACTCGCGACGATGACGACGCTGTCCGAGGCCCTGCGCGCCCAGACGCACGAACATGCCAACCGGCTGCACACGGTCTCCACGCTCATCGAGCTCGGCCGGGTGCAGGAGGCCCTCGACTTCGCGGTCAAGGATGAGCAGGAGTCGCAGCGGCTGACGGATTCCTTCGTCGCCTCCCTCGACGAGCCATTCATCACCGCGCTCATGATCGGCAAGGCCGCGCAGGCCCACGAGCGCGGCATCGAACTCACGGTCACCGCCACCGGGGAACTCCCGCCCGAGCGACTCGATGCCCGCGACCTCGTCACCGTCGCCGGCAACCTTCTCGACAATGCCTTCGATGCCGTCGCGAACGCGGATGAGAAGCATGTGTGGGCAGATTTCGTCGCCGCCGACGGGGAGCTGATCATCACCATCGCGGACTCCGGTCCCGGGATTGCGGGCGACGACATCGAGGCGCTCTTCCACCTCGGCGCTTCGGCGAAACCCGAGGTCGCAGGCGTGGGACGGCACGGATTCGGACTCGTCTTGGTCCGGCAGGCGGTGAGCCGCCTCGGCGGGCATATCGATGTCGACTCCGATGGCGGCGCGATCTTCACGATCACGCTCCCGCTGGGGGACGGGGCGGGCGACTACGATTCTGCCAGGGAACCCACCACGGACGGTGAGGGTTCGAGCCGGGAGCGGGCGGAAGGAGACTCACGTGAGCGATGA
- a CDS encoding response regulator — protein sequence MSDDAALRVLIVEDDPMTAQAHADFVARVPGFDVVATCLGGHEAIERFDELTAAGTPVDIVLLDMNLTDSHGLEVAGRLNSRGQDVDIIAITAVRHLQVIRSAISSGITQYLIKPFTFAAFREKLENQREFRRGLTGSGSLATQASVDNALSALRSVSATTLPKGLIAETLDAVSAFVRDSAVPVSATEVGRRLDLSRVTVRRYLEHLVSTKQAIKQPRHGTPGRPEYEYRWV from the coding sequence GTGAGCGATGATGCCGCGCTGCGGGTCCTCATCGTCGAAGACGATCCGATGACGGCGCAGGCGCACGCGGATTTCGTGGCGCGGGTGCCCGGTTTCGACGTCGTCGCAACGTGTCTGGGCGGACACGAGGCGATCGAGCGCTTCGACGAACTCACCGCGGCCGGCACCCCGGTCGACATCGTCCTCCTAGACATGAACCTCACGGATTCTCACGGTCTCGAAGTTGCAGGGCGCCTGAATTCGCGTGGTCAGGACGTCGACATCATCGCGATCACCGCGGTGCGGCACCTCCAAGTGATCCGGTCGGCGATCTCATCGGGCATCACCCAATACCTCATCAAACCCTTCACCTTCGCGGCCTTCCGGGAGAAGCTGGAGAACCAGCGGGAGTTCCGGCGCGGACTCACCGGCTCGGGGTCCTTGGCGACTCAGGCCTCGGTGGACAATGCGCTCTCAGCTCTGCGGTCCGTGTCGGCAACGACCCTGCCCAAGGGGCTCATCGCCGAGACCTTGGACGCCGTGTCCGCGTTCGTCCGGGACTCTGCGGTTCCGGTCTCCGCCACCGAGGTGGGGCGTCGGCTTGATCTGTCTCGCGTGACCGTCCGCCGGTATTTGGAACATCTCGTCTCGACGAAACAGGCGATCAAGCAGCCCCGGCACGGTACCCCGGGGAGGCCCGAGTACGAGTATCGGTGGGTGTGA
- a CDS encoding TetR/AcrR family transcriptional regulator C-terminal domain-containing protein: MVQQRLDRAQVVESAIAFVDACGLSELTMRRLGTALDVEAMALYRHVSGRGDLLEAMVDELIDGLFDDDLMTEDSHSWEEYLQRVANATRNLALKHPRIFPLIATQPPQAPWLRPPLRSVRWVEDFLSSLQRFGFADAEAVAAYKAFTSFLVGALLLQAASLTPEVLGDEEESSAGDDLGEYPTVARLQGLLMEDHAQREFDDALDDLIERIRTSTQG, encoded by the coding sequence GTGGTTCAGCAGCGACTTGATCGTGCACAGGTCGTCGAGTCGGCGATCGCCTTCGTCGATGCCTGCGGTCTCAGCGAGCTCACGATGCGTCGCCTCGGAACGGCCTTGGACGTAGAGGCGATGGCACTGTATCGGCACGTTTCGGGGCGGGGGGACCTCCTCGAGGCCATGGTCGACGAGCTCATCGACGGCCTCTTCGACGACGATCTCATGACAGAGGACTCCCATTCGTGGGAGGAGTATCTGCAGCGTGTCGCCAATGCCACGCGGAATCTGGCCCTCAAGCATCCGCGGATCTTCCCTCTCATCGCCACCCAGCCACCTCAGGCGCCCTGGCTCCGTCCGCCGCTGCGAAGCGTGCGCTGGGTCGAGGACTTCCTGTCCTCGCTGCAGCGCTTCGGATTTGCCGACGCCGAGGCAGTGGCGGCATACAAGGCCTTCACGAGCTTCCTCGTCGGCGCGCTTCTGCTCCAAGCGGCCTCCCTGACCCCGGAGGTCCTCGGAGATGAGGAGGAGTCCTCCGCCGGCGACGACCTCGGCGAGTATCCCACGGTGGCCCGATTGCAGGGCCTGCTCATGGAAGACCACGCCCAGCGCGAGTTCGACGACGCCCTCGACGATCTCATCGAGCGGATCCGCACCAGCACGCAGGGCTGA
- a CDS encoding trehalose-6-phosphate synthase, translating to MGTDRHAFVVVANRLPVDRIDGTWEASPGGLVSAVAPVVREHAGAWVGWAGTHDDSLEPFDVDGMSLVPVPLSLDEHQQYYEGFCNATLWPLHHDLIVAPQYHRSWWRAYRAVNARFAQAAIATAEIGATIWVHDYHLQLVPAMLRAQRPDVRIGYFCHIPFPPVEQMAQLPWRDEILRGLLGADVIGLQREADAAKVRQAMQKLLGMDPEELRDRVCSYPISIDVEEIRAAAESPAVQEKARCFRRDLGDPATLMIGVDRLDYSKGILHRLWSFEELIDDGLLDARGTCLAQIAVPSREGVRAYQDLRDEVEHTVGRINGRFSTLGRDVIHYSHHSYSTEEAVALYLAADILLVTSLRDGMNLVAKEFATARRGRGGALVLSEFAGAAEELDQAIVVNPHDRAALKVAIHHATTLSEDEARRRMDAMADTVAAFDVRHWAQAFLHGLRDPASAAALSPSDW from the coding sequence ATGGGAACTGACCGCCATGCTTTCGTCGTGGTGGCCAATCGCCTCCCCGTCGACCGCATCGACGGGACGTGGGAGGCCTCGCCCGGCGGGCTGGTCTCAGCCGTGGCTCCCGTGGTGCGTGAGCACGCCGGAGCCTGGGTCGGCTGGGCGGGCACGCACGACGACAGCTTGGAGCCCTTCGATGTCGATGGGATGAGCCTTGTCCCCGTGCCTCTCAGCCTCGACGAACATCAGCAGTACTATGAGGGATTCTGCAACGCCACCCTGTGGCCGCTGCACCACGACCTCATCGTCGCGCCGCAGTACCACCGCTCGTGGTGGCGGGCCTATCGGGCAGTCAACGCCCGATTCGCACAGGCCGCGATCGCGACAGCCGAGATCGGGGCGACGATCTGGGTACATGACTACCACCTCCAGCTCGTGCCGGCGATGCTCCGAGCCCAACGACCGGACGTCAGGATCGGATACTTCTGCCACATCCCGTTCCCTCCCGTCGAGCAGATGGCCCAGCTGCCCTGGCGCGACGAGATCCTGCGCGGCCTGCTCGGAGCCGATGTCATCGGTCTCCAGCGAGAGGCCGATGCCGCGAAAGTCCGCCAGGCCATGCAGAAGCTGTTGGGCATGGACCCCGAGGAACTTCGCGACCGCGTCTGCTCGTACCCGATCTCGATCGACGTCGAGGAGATCCGAGCCGCGGCCGAATCCCCGGCCGTACAGGAGAAGGCCCGCTGCTTCCGCCGTGATCTGGGCGATCCCGCCACCCTCATGATCGGGGTCGATCGCCTCGACTATTCGAAGGGGATCCTGCACCGGCTGTGGTCCTTCGAGGAGCTGATCGATGACGGACTGCTCGATGCGCGGGGAACCTGTCTCGCACAGATCGCAGTCCCGTCCCGCGAAGGCGTGCGCGCCTACCAAGACCTGCGCGACGAGGTCGAACATACGGTCGGGCGCATCAACGGGAGGTTCTCCACTCTCGGTCGCGATGTCATCCACTACTCCCACCACTCGTATTCGACAGAGGAAGCCGTCGCCCTGTACCTGGCCGCCGACATCCTGCTCGTCACCTCTTTGCGGGACGGGATGAACCTCGTGGCCAAGGAATTCGCCACTGCCCGCCGAGGCAGGGGCGGGGCACTCGTCCTCTCCGAGTTCGCCGGGGCCGCCGAAGAACTCGACCAAGCCATCGTCGTCAATCCCCACGACCGGGCCGCCCTGAAGGTGGCCATCCATCATGCGACCACGCTCAGCGAAGACGAGGCCCGGAGGCGCATGGATGCGATGGCCGACACCGTCGCCGCCTTCGACGTCCGCCACTGGGCGCAAGCTTTCCTCCATGGCCTGCGAGACCCAGCATCTGCGGCGGCCCTGTCGCCCAGCGACTGGTGA
- a CDS encoding CsbD family protein, whose protein sequence is MNSHDKADKTSDKAEELKGKAKAAAGKATDDKSLEAEGKTDAAKGKIKQVGDDAKDSLKGVRDSLKDSPEN, encoded by the coding sequence ATGAATTCCCACGACAAGGCCGACAAGACCTCAGACAAAGCAGAGGAGCTCAAGGGCAAGGCGAAGGCCGCTGCCGGCAAGGCCACCGATGACAAGAGCCTCGAGGCCGAGGGTAAGACCGACGCCGCCAAGGGCAAGATCAAGCAGGTCGGCGACGATGCCAAAGATTCGCTGAAGGGCGTCAGAGACTCGCTCAAGGACTCACCGGAGAACTGA
- a CDS encoding cation:dicarboxylase symporter family transporter: MVIVAVVAGAALGLIAPAAGIALEPLGKAFVALIKMIIAPVIFCTIVLGVGSVAKAATVGKVGGLALIYFLIMATFALVIGLVVGNFIHPGDGLHLQPYEAAAGGEEGGMVAFLMSLIPGDIPVLPTLVLALLVGFALQSMGKAGEPVLTGIKHIQAVVFKLMMMIMWAAPVGAFGAIAAVVGKTGWAAIGAMATLMGAFYLTCALFIVVVLGGLLKIVTGLNIFLLLKYLAREFLLIFSTSSSESALPRLIAKMEHAGVSKPVVGITVPTGYSFNLDGTAIYLTMASLFVSSAMGMPMSIPEQISLLVFMIIASKGAAGVTGAGLATLAAGLQSHRPELLDGMGVIVGIDKFMSECRALTNFTGNAVATLLIGKWTNEIDLDVARATLSGENPFDELSLEPDAHGASTDAPEAARPAEGEKVTVS; this comes from the coding sequence ATGGTCATCGTGGCCGTGGTCGCCGGTGCCGCTCTCGGGCTCATCGCCCCGGCTGCCGGAATCGCACTCGAACCCCTCGGCAAGGCGTTCGTCGCGCTCATCAAGATGATCATCGCCCCGGTCATCTTCTGCACCATCGTCCTCGGCGTCGGCTCCGTGGCGAAGGCCGCCACCGTCGGCAAGGTCGGCGGACTCGCCCTCATCTACTTCCTCATCATGGCGACCTTCGCCCTGGTCATCGGTCTCGTCGTCGGCAACTTCATCCACCCCGGCGACGGCCTGCACCTCCAGCCGTACGAGGCGGCCGCCGGTGGTGAGGAAGGCGGAATGGTCGCCTTCCTCATGAGCCTCATCCCCGGTGACATCCCGGTGCTTCCCACCCTCGTGCTCGCCCTCCTCGTCGGCTTCGCCCTGCAGTCGATGGGCAAGGCCGGCGAGCCCGTGCTCACCGGCATCAAGCACATCCAGGCCGTCGTCTTCAAGCTCATGATGATGATCATGTGGGCCGCCCCGGTCGGCGCCTTCGGTGCGATCGCCGCAGTCGTCGGCAAGACCGGCTGGGCCGCGATCGGTGCGATGGCGACCCTCATGGGCGCCTTCTACCTCACCTGCGCCCTGTTCATCGTCGTCGTCCTCGGCGGTCTGCTCAAGATCGTCACCGGGCTCAACATCTTCCTGCTGCTGAAGTACCTGGCCCGTGAGTTCCTGCTCATCTTCTCCACCTCGTCGTCCGAGTCGGCCCTGCCGCGCCTGATCGCGAAGATGGAGCACGCCGGAGTCTCGAAGCCGGTCGTCGGCATCACCGTGCCCACCGGTTATTCGTTCAACCTCGACGGCACCGCCATCTACCTGACCATGGCGTCGCTGTTCGTGTCCTCGGCCATGGGTATGCCGATGTCGATCCCCGAGCAGATCTCGCTGCTCGTGTTCATGATCATCGCGTCCAAGGGCGCCGCCGGCGTCACCGGTGCCGGCCTGGCCACCCTGGCCGCCGGTCTGCAGTCGCACCGTCCCGAGCTGCTCGACGGCATGGGCGTCATCGTCGGCATCGACAAGTTCATGTCCGAGTGCCGTGCGCTGACGAACTTCACCGGCAACGCCGTGGCCACCCTGCTCATCGGCAAGTGGACGAACGAGATCGACCTCGACGTCGCCCGTGCCACCCTGTCGGGTGAGAACCCGTTCGACGAGCTCTCGCTCGAACCGGATGCGCACGGTGCGTCGACGGATGCCCCCGAGGCGGCTCGCCCCGCTGAAGGCGAAAAGGTCACCGTGAGCTGA